Genomic window (Scleropages formosus chromosome 16, fSclFor1.1, whole genome shotgun sequence):
AGGGGGACAGCATGGGCAGCGTGAGCGACGGCGAAGATTACCACTACAGCCTGAGGGGCAGCTCCGCCTCCAGCCCGGGCTCcgcctccagctccagctccggCAGCTACACACATTCCCACAGACTGAAGTCCCACCTCTTGTAGGCTCCGCCCTCCCTGCCTACCCAGTCCAGCCATGCAAAGGCACCAGCTTCATCGTCCTAAGGGGTTCAAGACTGCCTGGCTTCCAGGAAGCGGACCGCAGACAACGCCGCCTATGACTTCCTCCCCCCCCGTGCCCCTCCCACCCACCCCTGCCCCACTCCTCGTCTCATGGTAACCGCAGGCTCAGATATCAGAGCAATACGCTGTCTTGTTAGGAACCTCTGTGGTGCGGTGGGCAGCTTTGGCTTGGCAGCGCGAACCGCCAGCGTGTGGctctgtgtgttttgaaaacacgGACAAGAACTAAAGGAACGTCTGACACAGTTGCACCTTTTGTCCATTTCTAAATACACGAGACCAACTAATGACCAAACACTTTCTGCAGAATTTTAAATTgagaaataatatatttattatggGAGTTCATCCCACTATTTTTTATCCCACTAAAAATCCCACACAAATATTTTTGCCACAAAAGAAACAGCACTTAGCGCCATTAGTGCCATAGACGACTTGTTGATCTGCTCTCGCCGCGCACACGCTGACCTGAGAACCTGATGAACCCATTCACTCGGTTCCGGCTGCACGTCTTTCACCCTAAAGCACCAGCTTATGACCCTGTCGACTCCACGAAGAGCACGTTCTTTACCGGCTGTACCGCCCCTCGTATTGTGACACTGACGTTGCGAAAATTGCGGTCGGCGTTAAAGAGCTTTTGATGGGAGTCTGCAGACAGCAGCAAAGTGATGTAGTGATCCTGGAATCgttctcttattattattattattattattattaacaactgTCTGCCTTCATCCAGGGTAACCaagtttttacactaagctacttacatttacctacccattcatacagctgggtcatttttactgtatcacttcagggtaagtaccttgaccaagggtactacaacaggagcggcattcgaacccaggtcctccaaATGCAAGGCGACATGCAGCATAACTAATTGACATGAAATGAGAGGCCGTGTCGCTCAGGATGGGGGTTCTCCTGTCCTCCGGCTGCCTGTCGTATCCCATCTGCTCTCTGGGAACATGAAGGTCATAGAAGAGaagtggggcagctggcagcgtagtggttaaagctgctgctcttGAACCcacaggatcaaatcccacatccaCCTGAAGAACTTATGAGCAATGTaattgccctaaattgctccagtaaaattatacagctgtataaatgggtaaataattgtaagtaccttagcaCTTTAAGTCGCtttagaaaaaatgtaaatgtatctgcCTGTTCAACTTGGTCTCCtgttgggggcagctggtaatgtagtggttagggttgctgccttcggacccaacaattggaggtttgaatcccacctctagctgtagtactttcgtacttaccctaaatagctccagtaaaattatccagctgtataaatgggtaagtaactgtaagtagattcatgctgtaagctgctttggagaaaagcaccagctaaatgaataaatgtaagtgactgGAACCCTAACCATCTCCCCGGGTACAAATGAGCCTAAAGAGTCATTTCTTTTCACAGTTTCCCAGGTCAGTCAGTGctctttgtgcgtgtgtgtgtgctgcggTTCTGGGTCGGCTTGCCAGTTCTACAGAAGACAGAAACGCAACATAGACAAGGAAAACAGTCAACTGTAATGGTTCacttttggtgggggggggagcagtTTTGCATGGAAGGTGATTAGGAGACTACACTGATTTTACCGTGTTTCCCTGTCAGATGAATCTTCTGGTATATTAACTCTTCATTTAATTCTGCTAGTTATAATGGAACCTTGTCTTTCAACTGTGCTCAAGCgcttctttgtatttttttttaacttgaccGCAGGAGGTACGGGGCTTTGCGTGTCGGACCAGTGTAGCGTGTACCCATGCTCCCACGGTTACGCGAGCTTGTCCCGCGGTACTCGGCTCTGCAGGGACACGCGTGATTCCCTCCCGCTTCTCCTTTCGCCTCCTGCTCCTGCGCTCCTTAGAGTCGGTCACTGAAAAGAAGACCGTTTCCCGTCGATAACGgtctcgaaaaaaaaaaaaaaccacaaaaacttgcatagaaaaaaaagatattgGACACTTATGAAGTGATTTCTAGAAAATTTTAGCCTATATTTCGTGTATTaaattttgtattatattttcctAAAGGTTCTCTTTGAAAAGGAAGACAGAGTATATCTATGTGAGAGAAGTGTGCGGAGAGACTAGAAACCAGGCTTGTAGAGGAGAGACCCCCCCCACGGGGAGTGTCTCGCTGTCGTTTGGTGCCTTGATGAGCCTCGGTGTTGTGACCCCTCCCCTcttcctcccaccccccccccacgagcTCTTGCTATTGCACTCCCTGCCAAATTGGGCTATTAACTCTTCCTTAGACCAGTGCTGCGGGAGGGGATGGTGGGGGGTCCTTTCcaaaccccccgcccccactcaCACCCACCCGTGTTGCTTTAGTCACACTGACCACACtggtaacccccccccccccaccccatggcAGCTTTCCAACATCCTGGTTACCATTAGGGCTGATAACTGTTCCTTAGCAACAGAAGCAACCATTACTGTTTTTCCACCCCCTCctattccttttttattttgctttaactATCTTTGTCTAATCCTAAATGAAGAGGAAGACCTAGGGAGAcgaaggacaaaaaaataatgcaaactcAATCCACAATGGCAGCTGACGTTCCCCTTCCGTCTGCCTGGGCCTGCTTCCGCCGTAGTGTTGAAGTACCCTGTGGGTCCGCAGCGTCCCTCTGTTATTTTGAGGTGAGACAGCAATACAAAGACCTTTTTTGTCTAACAAGCCAACATGAAAAGAGATTAATTCCACTCTCTGGTGCATTTTGAGACCAActctttacatttttctttttttttttagtattgaTTTATACCTCTCCACTTTCTCCAAACCAAAGGGgagaaaattaaagtttttttcttataaagAGTTTACATTCATGTTAAGGAACACGACTGTTAATAGCAAAAATGTACTTGTGTCAGTTTGTTGGTCAATGAACAACTGGGTGActtggaaattttaaaaaaatcttgcacAGAACCTCCCATGAGCAGAATTGTGAGAAATGAATCAGAGAGGGGAGTACCGGGCCACattcttacttttttctttgcttgagTGATGTTAGAAACTACATGCAAGTTGACATTCCGTAAAGAACCATCCCCAAGGACACGCGCGGAGAACTCAGTTCCATTTCTTCCGTCACGAATCCATGACGACTCAGCTACGCTTAACAAATAGTATCGTTTTGAAACTGCTGAGGTGCAAAAACAAGGGGATCACCAGTAAAATGTGGGAAAATGATGCTCTGCGAGCGAAGCCGTTTTCTTACTCGGACACTCTTGTCAGGTGGTGCCAAGACAGTTTATTAAATACCCACTTCAACGCACCGCGCACCCGGATTAGTAATTTCCTGAGAGCCAACGGTGATTCACCACGTCTGAGTTCACCTGAGTGCGAAAGGTGTCGAAATAAAGCAAACAGGGTCAAAGGGTTTTTGGCTGCTGGATGGAACTCGATCGCAGCAGACGTGATGGGAAGCAGGGAGTGTCCATACCCTTCAGAGACTCGGCAGAAAACAAGTTTTCTAGGATTTATATGAAGTTGCAAAAGCAGAGACTGTCCTCTGTAAAGTGCATCAGTAAcacaccctgcttgggagataCACTCGAAAAGCATttgtcctctacagtggacagAAATAATTGACTGACCGTTGTGAGGATGGTGATGCTGAAGGATTAATCGCCGTCTTGGTGCCTGTTGAAAAGTCATTTTGATTGTTTCTTCCTCCCAGTTAACATACAAGCGTGTGCAGTTCAACATATAGAGGGTGTCACACATGGACATCCGTATTTCCCCCTgcgcgcactcacacacaccaatCGCCACTGATAAGTGAGACCACGCGCAAACACAAATGTCTCCCCAGTTGCAGTATCTATTTTCCTGATGTCATGTCACTTGTGACAGAAGTAAAGGACAgtcagtcctttttttttttttcttttttccagatttggggggggggggaggggggtgagcTGATTAGAATGAGGGAAGCCAGGGGTGCAGCTTGACATTTTTGGTCAGGCGTCCACCAAGAGGGAGGGTTCTGTGTGAGAGTCCTGTGAATATGTACCTTTTAAAAGGCAGAGAAGTGTTTGTGCTTTCTGAAGATGTATAATATTGTACAAGATCATTTTGTGTACACAGCCGTTACCTGCTGTGGGCTGCTTGGCGTGGCACAGCACTCACCTCCAGGTACTGCGCTGTATCATTCTTTCATTGTAttataaataaagttttatacaaacGGATGGCAGTTTTTCCTCAGTCTCGTGTATGAAAAATAAGTGCAATAAACAACCCAGGAAATCGCATGAAAGTAGGATTTCTTGGCATTCGTTATCATCAATGATGACACTTTTACCCTGGTGACAGTTTATTCAGTGTGGTGACAAAAAGGTATTTAAGCTTCCTGTGCGCCCTCTGCCGTTTGCCCCTTCAAATGACATTTCAAAGACGGAAACCTGCACTGCTGTTGCCCCGACAACACTGTCAGGCAGAAGGTGTCAATTTCCCAAAATCCAATCAAAGTCAACTCTTCTACATGTCACACTGAAAATACAGTGCAGCAACTGCAGATAGTAACAAGCCTTTTGATTGTCACCCCAGAGACCCTGCAGACAGCCAGGCCTTTCAGGTGACACTCTGAAGGAGTCCCTGGCTCCTCGTCTCCTGTTCGGCCTCCTCGTCAGGTGCGCAGGGTAAAACACGGTCGCTGTATTTCCCCAAGCTAGGGGATCCTCCCCGTGGACGTTGGGTAACATGGGTAACCAGGCGGGATAAGTTCTGAGCTCCTGTCCCGGTGGGACTAGAGCAGAGCTCCACCCAGGGCTCCAGCGCTACAGTCCCTGCAGCACGACACAGTAtctccacttcctgctgctgcctccgTGCCACTTGGCGCCAATTCCCAAACGCCGTACAGATTACAACATTTACAGTCCGTCTCAGAGCCAAGTTAAAAGGAGCACCTGCAAATTTCTATGAATGCAGTACATCATATTTACTCACCTAAAGAGGAATGCGGTAAGATTTCCATGTAATCGCAGTGACGGAAATTGCAAACAGAAATGAGGCCATtggtttaaaacaaacattaacacTTTTGTAAAAACACTCATTACAAACATTATACAGGGGTGATAACAGCGCACCTGTCAACTTCTGAACCTTTTACAACATGAAGAATCGAACTGTTAAGACTGAATGAGATGTAGAACTACAACATGTCACTAATGATTAGTTAACAGTCACAGGCAGATGGCAGTTCTCTTATTGCGGAGATTGCGCTCGTCCCTCTCTCAGCGCCTTTCGGTCCAAGCAGGCTGGAGACACACTGCTGAAGGCACTGCTGAGGGCCCCGCTCAAGGGTCACTCCCCTCTCTGATCACACGTTGACTTTGAACGGGGCACCTGGGTCACACGAACTGCCGGGCCTTCTTGGGGTTGGCGGCCGTGGCGAGGTTCTTGGCTGTCTCCGTGGCGGCCTGCGCCGCCTCCTTAGCCTTCCCAGAAGCGTCTTTCACTGCATCCCTGCGCAGCCAATGCGGCGCCTCTCCTGGACAGATAAGACACTTTGGTGACGCAAGCACACACAGTCAGTAATAGCATCTCGCGCGGTGATTACACTGCAGGTGCCGGCCGCTCCACGTTTACCACAAACTAAGTTCTTCTTTGCTGGTGAGCCCAAGTGGGTCACACGGAACTGGAGATGAACAGGAGCCGAGCCATGGGGTGTCCATgcatgcatgcgcacacacacgcacgcacgcacgcacgcacgcacgcacgcagagcgTCGACCACTCTTCTCAAACAGAGCACGCAAACAGCGAACATCCAGTAACAACACGGTAAAACCTGGCGAGGGTGACAAGTCATGGTGTGGGAAAGCCAACCAACACGGTGCTTAACCGAGAACTGCAGTGACATAATACTGCTACTACCTGAGTGTACAGAAACATATACATTTGTcttgaaatacacacaaatctataagaaaataaattacattattttcatatatgCTCAGCAATTGCAAAGTTTTCAGGCTTTCGTGAGATGAGGACTGAGTAAATACTGAGAAAAAGATATGTCACAAATACCTCTATTAATGAGACATGTAAAGGAAGCTGACGCTGTTCATAAAGATCTACTTCATTAACTAGAAACCCCATTAATTGTCAAAGGTTTTCATTACTTTCTGTAAGTCTAATTATAATATTGATTTGTATCAGTCGAGTTATTCAAATACCAGCTTGTCTTCTACAATCAATATGCCCAGAACTGCGctacacttttacatttacatttattcattaagcacttttctccaaagtgacgtaaatCTCAGAGTAATACACTTTGTAcattactttaggagaaagtgagacatagttgcagacatgtgattaagtaaacctagtttgtttctttccactttatggaCCAATGTTCTTCAcacgagcaggtgcataaaactcaggatagatgaatcctgatcaccttcctactattttttttttttttgtaaaaggtacacaaacatttacaaacaatacaggagtagtggctgtgtaaaggcttttaCCCTGCTGACCCACCCCCCACAAGTCCCCAAGCAGAGTACATCCAATCTGGCAACCATGAGAGATCAGTGGTCCAAGGTGGGGAAGGGAAGAGCTGAGGGTGCGAGAGAGAGCAAGAACAATGGGCACTGGCTTTGTAGCTTTAGGCTTCTCAGAAGATCAAGGTCCCAACCCCACTTTCCACTGTCAGTAGACCTTGATGAAAGTacataattcatttagctgacacttttcaccaaaggaacatacaattatttaccatttacaccACAGGCTAAttgtactggagtaatttagggtaagtatcttgcacagctgtactacagctggaggtgggattcaaacctgcaacctttggctctaaccattatactGCCAGATGCCTCTGGTACTTACCTGACtcgatacagtaagaattagccaggtgtttaaatgggtaaatcactaagcaTGTGGATGTACAAACTTGGGtttgtcagtcaccttggaggaaagtgtcagactGAGGAATAATTAAGTCGTTATTGAGTCCAGCAGTGATGCTCAGTCCAGACCTCCCCCTCTGAAACTGCCAAGAGCAGCAGCATTTATCTGAAACGACGTTTTCTTACAGTGACTGTACACAATGAAGCATGACACCGCAGCGGTTCTGTTCCGAAATAATCCAAAAAAGAGAAGTGGACAGGAGCTATTCTGAtccgcgcacgcgcgcacacacaccaacaaAAACAACTGGCATCTagctgcagcagcacaaaacatAGCTATAGAGCTTCTACAAGGTTTGCCTTGCTACTCAAGACTCTGGAGCCCAGAGCAATGGACTTACCACAGTAAGGCTGACTCCTGTACTAGAGTGAGGCAGGGaaaaaggtacacacacacacacacattagtaAAAAGAAGTGCTGCTTTATGGCCTCTGTccaaccgttttttttttttttttttttttttgtgtgttttcatcagGCCACAAGAGAATGATGCCTTGagggaaaatgaaatgaattctgATCAAATACCGAAAACAAGCAACGaacaccattaaaaaaagaggTCTCCCTCTTGGACATACCGTGCAAGTTGGCCAGCGCATATTCGAGACCCTTCATGGCCTTCACCTGGTTCTTCTTGAAGCGGGCCAGGCCAAACTCCTGGGAAAGCAGACAGGAAGTGGGCTAAGCAGGGCTGGGGGTTAGGGTCATGGGAACATGTGCAGAGGCCCCCCTCTGCGGAGCAACGGGGGTGCACCGCTGAAAGAAGGGCACATTCCTCCCTTGTACATTTCAGCCTTTCTTATAAAAGACTTATGACGTGAAGGGTGTCGTTACTTGACCTACAAACCAAGCTGGAAATATTTACTTCAGCAAAGCTTCTGAAGGCCACTTTACAAAAAGAGTAGACAACACAAATGTGGAAAGCACAGATATGTAGAGAaacacatgcatgtgtgtgtgtatccctccatatattattattaaccatttgtGCAATTCAGTGTTGGTCaggagccaatcccagaagcataTGGTGTAAAAcaggctctccctctctctcctgatgtatggatgagtgacccattgtaagtagtcggtctagcagtgtaagtcactgcggtgaataatgtgtgtggactgataacactacatagagttcactggaagttgctttggagaaaagcatctgctaaataaataaatgtaaatagatgcTTTGGTGCCCTCCCTCAACAACCCTTTGCTCTTCTCCTGGAGTGAGAACCTGGAGCTTCATGGGTGCAGCTCTTTGACagttacaccacctgctgttgcaCGTTTGGTACAAAAATGGTGAGCAGGGGTTGCCTCACAAGTCTCACAGCGGGGAGGGTTCCACACCTGTATGGGTCGAGAGAAGCCGTACACCCGGGAGAAGATCCAGGCCTCTCGCTTCAACTGGGTGCAACCGGGCTGCTGCTGGCTCTCCCGAAACACACAGCGCTCCTCGACCGTCTGCCATACCAGTGACAGGAGGGGCATGTGAGGTGGGCAGGGGGAGAGGAGGAAAGCAGAAGCAGTCAATACCTATTAAAATCAGCCAAAAGGGACAGGAGAAGAAACTCATGCCCGCAAGAGGAGGCAGGCTCTCGTTCGTTGCATCGAAAAACTAACAGGAGCTTCGAGCACAAAACTtcagaactttttaaaaactaatttgatGGATAATGCTACAATTATGGAATGAATGACAAGTATTTTCTTCTCCTCTTATCTAACATTCTTCAGGCAGCAAAAAACTCTTTCCTTAGCGCACACAGGTTTGTTTACAGACACCCGTCTCgttatttttggtattttgtgGCTTGAGGAGACGTGTGTGCGCAACTCCCACACAAAAGGGTGTCCAAACAGCATCTCCTGCAGGCTGGAAGAGAACAAGACCAGGATCCGGCTGAAAGGTGACCATAAATAATAGATGTTTCTCAACAAACAGCAAGGAAAGAACAACATAAAGCCGAGAGCGGGGTGAATTTAAAAGCAGTGAGCCTTATGTCACAGGAGATTGCCTTAAAACAGTACCTCATCCACTGGTGCCAATGACACCACTCCAAAATTACGCAAGGACACCAAGTTCACCGTGTTGTTTTGCAGTAAGAAGAATGCAGCACAGTTTGGGTTAGGCTGACAGACAAATCGCCAGCGGCCTTTCCGGGGTCACTGTCTCGAAAGAAGGTACCAGAGTCACAGGCTCATCGTGTCTGCTGGAACTACTCACTTTCAAAGTAGTAAAGTGGGGGAGGGGATCAAAGTGAATCTGCCTGGTGCTGCACTGCAAAGACCCTACAGCTAATCCAGCTACGTCTGGCAGCACTGTCGAAACATGGTTGCAGGCTCTTCACCTTATCATGGGTTCCTAGGGGAGGAACCCCTCCAGAGCAGGACCAGGGAAGAGTCTGCCAAACACGGCAGGAGACTCTCAGCCTGCGTGGCCACATCTGCAAAGCAATTAAAGTGCCTGGGTTTTGAAAGGGGAGTCTCGTGGTGCTGCAGCAACC
Coding sequences:
- the LOC108924313 gene encoding PRELI domain-containing protein 1, mitochondrial-like is translated as MKYFFNETEIRSVWDHVVSAFWQRYPNPFSNHVLTEDVIFREVTADHRLLTRRLLTKTNRLPRWAERFFPSNLSRSVYIVEDSIVDPAQRNLTIFTWNLNHTTLMTVEERCVFRESQQQPGCTQLKREAWIFSRVYGFSRPIQEFGLARFKKNQVKAMKGLEYALANLHGEAPHWLRRDAVKDASGKAKEAAQAATETAKNLATAANPKKARQFV